A section of the Leptospira kobayashii genome encodes:
- the cobT gene encoding nicotinate-nucleotide--dimethylbenzimidazole phosphoribosyltransferase — translation MNSSSTLQKYSFPPLEKDLAPKIQTKIDQKTKPLGALGELEKIALQIALIQNSLSPELKNPVLYLFAADHGITDEKVSAYPKEVTWQMVQNFLTGGACSNVFSNFHGFSMKVVDAGVDHEWEMQNPNLIVKKIANGTANFNKTNAMTMEQALLCLETGYEIIRTQTTDSQNVIAFGEMGIGNTSSASLIHHCISGIPLDELVGKGTGLDREGRERKQEVLKSSLKRGGTPTDPLEILSQYGGFEIAMMAGAFLAVGKTGKTILVDGFIATAAFAIANLIEPNLKDFCIFSHESEEVGHKKILAHYQVTPILRLGMRLGEGTGALAAYSILQLSVKFLNEMASFGEAKVSEKET, via the coding sequence ATGAATTCCTCTTCGACTCTACAGAAATACTCCTTTCCTCCTTTGGAAAAGGATCTTGCCCCCAAAATCCAAACAAAGATCGATCAAAAAACAAAGCCGTTAGGCGCTCTGGGAGAGCTGGAAAAGATCGCCCTTCAAATCGCTCTGATTCAAAACTCTCTCTCCCCCGAACTGAAAAATCCCGTTCTTTATTTATTTGCGGCAGACCACGGAATTACGGATGAAAAGGTAAGCGCTTATCCCAAAGAAGTAACCTGGCAGATGGTGCAGAACTTTCTTACGGGAGGAGCTTGTTCCAATGTGTTTTCCAATTTCCACGGATTCTCGATGAAAGTGGTGGATGCAGGTGTGGATCACGAATGGGAAATGCAGAATCCGAACTTAATCGTCAAAAAAATTGCAAACGGAACAGCTAACTTTAACAAAACGAATGCGATGACGATGGAACAGGCTCTTCTTTGTTTGGAGACCGGGTATGAGATTATCCGAACCCAAACGACCGATTCTCAGAATGTGATTGCATTCGGAGAAATGGGAATAGGAAACACTTCTTCCGCATCACTCATTCATCATTGTATCTCCGGAATTCCTTTGGACGAGCTGGTAGGAAAAGGAACCGGTCTGGATCGGGAAGGCAGAGAAAGAAAACAAGAGGTTTTGAAATCTTCTCTTAAGAGAGGAGGAACCCCTACGGATCCGCTGGAAATCCTATCTCAGTACGGCGGCTTTGAAATCGCTATGATGGCAGGAGCATTTCTCGCTGTAGGAAAAACCGGGAAAACGATCTTAGTCGACGGATTCATCGCCACAGCTGCATTTGCGATCGCAAACTTGATTGAACCGAACTTAAAGGATTTTTGTATTTTTTCCCATGAATCGGAAGAAGTCGGACATAAAAAAATTCTCGCCCACTATCAAGTAACACCCATTTTGCGACTAGGAATGCGTTTGGGAGAAGGAACGGGTGCACTTGCCGCATATTCCATCCTGCAACTCAGTGTAAAATTTCTAAATGAAATGGCTTCCTTCGGAGAAGCAAAGGTCAGCGAAAAAGAAACATGA
- a CDS encoding adenosylcobinamide-GDP ribazoletransferase — MSSILKYLIHELRLFFIAIWFLSRLPIPKWVGFQEEWLETSIKYSPFVGIVLGSIGFVAFFIFQIFFGSLVAFILSTGLLVILTGCFHEDGFSDFCDGIGGGWKREDILRIMKDSRVGSFGAAGLSLLLLLKVAAGYKSLEILDGIFHFQILFTSLETAKSLFSEEWIFILQTWLFFITAHSFSRFVSLSFFLTHDYAKDEGYAKPMAKSMTLGQFSFSAIAGLGPLLALSYFSPLFLLIFIPCFLVRMYFSTLMRKWIDGFTGDCLGAVQQGMETLVWIWGAFLWISI; from the coding sequence ATGAGTTCCATTTTAAAATATTTGATCCATGAACTAAGATTATTCTTTATCGCTATCTGGTTTTTATCCCGGCTACCTATTCCTAAATGGGTAGGCTTCCAAGAAGAATGGTTGGAAACTTCCATCAAATACTCTCCTTTCGTGGGAATAGTTCTGGGGAGTATCGGGTTTGTTGCCTTTTTTATCTTTCAGATATTTTTCGGAAGCTTAGTAGCATTTATACTCAGCACAGGACTTCTCGTCATACTCACCGGATGTTTTCATGAAGACGGATTCTCCGATTTTTGCGATGGGATCGGAGGCGGATGGAAGCGAGAAGACATCTTGCGTATTATGAAAGACAGTCGTGTAGGCAGTTTCGGAGCGGCGGGGTTAAGTCTGCTTCTACTTTTGAAAGTAGCAGCCGGCTATAAATCGTTGGAGATTTTAGACGGGATATTTCATTTCCAGATTCTATTCACTTCCCTGGAAACTGCGAAGAGTTTATTTTCCGAGGAATGGATTTTTATACTGCAAACCTGGCTATTCTTTATCACGGCCCATTCGTTCAGCAGATTCGTCTCTTTAAGTTTCTTTTTAACGCACGATTACGCGAAAGACGAAGGTTATGCGAAGCCGATGGCAAAAAGCATGACACTAGGACAATTTTCATTTTCTGCAATCGCTGGTCTTGGACCGCTCCTTGCTTTAAGTTATTTTTCGCCTTTGTTTCTTTTGATCTTTATTCCTTGTTTTCTGGTAAGGATGTATTTTTCTACTCTAATGAGAAAGTGGATCGACGGATTTACGGGAGATTGTCTGGGAGCTGTTCAACAAGGAATGGAAACATTGGTTTGGATATGGGGGGCTTTCTTATGGATCTCTATTTAG
- a CDS encoding bacteriohemerythrin, with amino-acid sequence MDSIMESDSPLYIEELRNTWKSKPFSLGIPIIDLQHIWLVNIIIKLEFALSDLNRPTSASDIKTSFNEALDYVSEHFALEENILEHFNYPKLEEHIRGHRRFVEKLIEKFHSSDETEVAALGLLQILKKWLFQHILHDDREYAEYFTEESVNLKQYCNELLKSGKFPISKAQFLLYQNISTLIEADQLEPTQTKSIVHDIQNIWKTYNLATNIPIIDLQHIWLLKMIVELDRSLKLGDHESEVFQKVVTLAIEYTQVHFDVEEKIMRYFRFTDVISHMNQHKRFIEFVKLRYDQYKKGDPFAATHLVQDLKNWLLSHIAFEDKKIGLSLQHRIREILEFTKKLHSRGEVEISTDQQNLYKAIVQEPFA; translated from the coding sequence TTGGATTCCATCATGGAATCCGATTCACCTCTTTATATCGAAGAACTGAGAAATACTTGGAAAAGTAAGCCGTTTTCTTTGGGAATTCCCATCATTGATTTGCAACATATCTGGTTGGTAAATATCATCATCAAACTCGAGTTTGCCTTATCCGATTTAAACCGCCCTACCTCTGCTTCGGATATCAAAACATCTTTCAATGAAGCACTAGACTATGTATCCGAACATTTTGCTTTGGAAGAAAATATTCTGGAGCATTTCAACTATCCGAAACTTGAGGAACATATCAGAGGACATAGACGATTTGTAGAAAAATTGATTGAGAAATTTCATAGTTCGGATGAGACGGAAGTGGCAGCTTTAGGTTTGCTTCAAATTCTGAAGAAATGGCTGTTCCAACACATTCTGCATGATGACAGGGAATATGCGGAATACTTTACGGAAGAGTCAGTCAATCTGAAACAATACTGTAACGAATTATTGAAATCAGGCAAGTTTCCTATTTCCAAAGCCCAGTTTCTCCTCTACCAAAATATAAGCACTTTGATCGAAGCGGATCAATTGGAACCGACCCAAACGAAAAGTATTGTTCATGATATTCAGAATATCTGGAAAACATACAACCTCGCGACGAATATTCCCATCATCGATCTGCAACATATTTGGCTATTGAAGATGATCGTAGAATTGGATCGTTCTTTGAAACTGGGGGATCATGAGTCTGAGGTTTTTCAAAAAGTAGTCACATTGGCGATTGAATACACTCAAGTGCACTTCGACGTGGAGGAAAAGATCATGCGATATTTCCGGTTTACCGATGTGATCTCTCACATGAATCAGCACAAACGGTTTATCGAATTCGTAAAGTTACGTTATGATCAATATAAAAAAGGAGATCCTTTTGCAGCCACGCATCTGGTCCAAGACTTGAAAAATTGGTTATTATCCCATATTGCCTTTGAGGATAAAAAGATAGGACTGAGTTTACAACATAGAATTCGGGAGATTTTGGAATTCACAAAAAAGCTTCATTCCAGAGGAGAAGTTGAGATTTCGACGGACCAACAGAATCTATACAAAGCGATTGTCCAGGAGCCTTTTGCTTAA
- the gatB gene encoding Asp-tRNA(Asn)/Glu-tRNA(Gln) amidotransferase subunit GatB produces MEYEVIIGLEVHVQLNTNSKIFSTATNEFGGSPNTHISTLCVALPGTLPVLNEVVLEKAVRAGLALGCDITQFTKFDRKNYFYPDLPKGYQISQFDKPYATKGGLHVKWKGQSEEKFIPLTRIHMEEDAGKLIHSHDPSIHHSYVDYNRAGTPLIEIVSEPDMRSSEEAYAYLNELKTILRYVQVSDCNMEEGSLRCDANVSIRPIGEKGFRTRVEIKNLNSFKAVKQAIDYEVEWQKDQYSRNQTFVQMTKLWDATLLKTIPMRTKEMSHDYRYFPEPDLPALEISDQYIDDIRKTLPELPRAKKERYIRDLGLPEYDAEVLTSEREIAEYFEKSLEISKDAKKTSNWVKDEVLGIVNKENISISEFSVGPDRIGKLVALINSGEITGKIAKTIFEDMLTSTDSPEKIVESKGLKVVRDDKALEEIIVRVIASQPESVEAWNNGKDRALGAIVGAVMKETKGKADPKLANELILAKLGPLGEKKKV; encoded by the coding sequence ATGGAATACGAAGTTATCATCGGGTTGGAAGTCCACGTTCAGCTCAATACGAACTCTAAAATTTTTTCTACCGCAACCAACGAATTCGGCGGTTCTCCCAATACTCATATTTCCACACTCTGCGTGGCACTTCCCGGCACTTTGCCGGTGTTAAATGAAGTCGTTTTGGAAAAGGCCGTTCGTGCCGGGCTTGCTCTCGGATGTGACATCACCCAATTTACGAAATTCGACCGCAAAAATTATTTTTATCCCGATCTTCCGAAAGGTTATCAGATTTCCCAGTTTGACAAGCCTTATGCGACAAAGGGTGGGCTTCATGTGAAATGGAAAGGTCAGTCGGAAGAAAAATTCATTCCCCTGACCCGCATTCATATGGAAGAGGATGCAGGAAAACTCATCCACTCCCACGATCCTTCGATTCATCATTCTTACGTGGATTACAATCGCGCAGGTACTCCTTTGATTGAAATCGTTTCAGAACCTGATATGCGTTCTTCGGAAGAGGCTTATGCCTATCTGAACGAATTGAAAACCATTCTTCGTTATGTACAAGTTTCGGATTGTAACATGGAAGAGGGATCTCTTCGATGCGATGCGAACGTTTCCATTCGCCCTATCGGGGAAAAGGGATTCCGCACCAGAGTGGAAATCAAAAACCTGAATTCATTCAAAGCCGTAAAACAAGCGATAGATTATGAAGTGGAATGGCAAAAAGATCAGTATTCGCGCAATCAAACCTTTGTTCAAATGACAAAACTTTGGGATGCCACTCTTCTTAAAACCATTCCCATGCGGACCAAAGAAATGAGCCATGATTACCGTTATTTTCCGGAACCGGATCTTCCTGCATTGGAAATCAGTGATCAGTACATTGATGACATTCGAAAGACATTGCCGGAACTACCTCGTGCTAAGAAGGAAAGATATATCAGAGATCTCGGACTACCGGAATATGATGCGGAAGTCCTCACCAGCGAACGAGAGATAGCTGAGTATTTCGAAAAGTCTCTGGAAATATCCAAAGATGCTAAAAAAACATCCAACTGGGTAAAAGACGAAGTGCTGGGAATTGTAAACAAAGAAAATATTTCCATAAGTGAATTTAGCGTCGGTCCGGATCGTATCGGAAAGTTAGTTGCTCTGATCAATTCAGGTGAGATCACAGGGAAAATAGCTAAAACCATTTTCGAAGATATGCTAACTTCTACGGATTCTCCCGAAAAGATCGTAGAATCCAAAGGTTTGAAAGTAGTTCGGGACGACAAGGCATTGGAAGAAATCATTGTTCGTGTGATCGCCTCTCAGCCCGAATCCGTCGAAGCTTGGAATAACGGCAAAGATCGCGCGCTTGGCGCAATCGTCGGAGCTGTTATGAAAGAGACTAAGGGAAAGGCGGATCCTAAGCTTGCCAATGAACTGATTCTTGCCAAGCTCGGGCCTTTGGGAGAAAAGAAAAAAGTCTAA
- a CDS encoding histidine phosphatase family protein encodes MDLYLVRHPETSAPKGTCYGRVDFPLLNPAIETAKQTINDLPNQIPLMIVSPAPRAQALAKELSFLHLEKNSIHPELQIEERVQEMDFGDWDGKLWDSIPKKETLAWMKDFVNQKTPNGEAFTDVIERTNAFLKDWGKEGIKRKEEEEKRKSPIDQLIIVCHSGSIRAILCQLQNLEYKDAFQAKIDFGSVHKVKLEY; translated from the coding sequence ATGGATCTCTATTTAGTTCGTCATCCGGAGACCTCGGCCCCCAAGGGAACTTGTTACGGTAGAGTGGATTTTCCTCTCTTGAATCCGGCAATCGAAACCGCAAAACAAACAATAAACGATTTACCGAATCAAATTCCTCTGATGATTGTGAGTCCGGCTCCTCGTGCGCAAGCACTTGCCAAGGAACTTTCCTTTCTTCATTTGGAAAAAAATTCAATTCATCCTGAATTACAAATTGAAGAACGGGTTCAGGAGATGGATTTCGGAGACTGGGACGGAAAACTTTGGGATTCCATTCCTAAAAAAGAAACCCTTGCCTGGATGAAGGATTTCGTAAATCAAAAGACTCCTAACGGAGAAGCATTCACAGACGTGATAGAAAGAACGAATGCATTTCTCAAAGACTGGGGAAAAGAAGGAATCAAACGAAAAGAGGAAGAAGAAAAAAGAAAAAGCCCGATTGACCAACTAATCATTGTTTGTCACTCAGGCTCCATTCGTGCGATACTATGCCAATTGCAAAACTTGGAATACAAAGATGCATTCCAAGCCAAAATCGACTTTGGCTCGGTGCATAAGGTAAAATTGGAATATTAG